The proteins below are encoded in one region of Deltaproteobacteria bacterium:
- a CDS encoding cobyric acid synthase, with translation MADCIMIQGTGSHVGKSVLTAALCRIFKEDGTNVAPFKSQNMALNSFVTEEGGEMGRAQVVQAEAAGLKPHVDMNPILIKPHADMEAQVIIHGKVVGNYSAKDFHGFKKKAMKYVKESYDRLSGKHDLIVIEGAGSPAEINLRENDIANMGTAHLAGAPVILVGDIDKGGVFASLVGTLELLDDADRERIKGFIINKFRGDISLLKPGLDFLEKKTGLPVLGVIPYFRDIYIQEEDSVNLDNRKDVETCRRDVSPDKNSAIEIVVLYLPHISNFTDFDPFASEADVNVRYVTFGERIGEADLIIIPGSKSTIADLHSLKSSGYADEIAAHVDHGGKLIGICGGYQMLGKAISDPQGVEGRGSIEGLGYLDIKTVMNREKMTQQVEAIGVKGSIYKENEKPLKGYEIHMGESFYIGGARPLFEIIRRGRQTMTVYDGASARKGQIWGTYMHGIFDNDDFRRTLLDKIRREKGIVSNSDTNSHDAAKEEGFRKLAELVRENLDLEKVYEIVRID, from the coding sequence ATGGCTGACTGCATCATGATACAGGGAACAGGCTCCCATGTAGGCAAGTCGGTTTTAACTGCTGCGCTATGCCGTATCTTCAAAGAAGATGGCACTAATGTGGCGCCCTTCAAATCCCAGAATATGGCGCTAAACTCTTTTGTTACCGAAGAGGGTGGCGAAATGGGGCGAGCCCAGGTGGTGCAGGCTGAAGCGGCAGGGCTCAAACCTCATGTAGACATGAATCCCATCCTCATCAAACCCCATGCCGATATGGAGGCCCAGGTCATTATTCACGGCAAGGTAGTGGGCAACTATTCGGCTAAAGATTTTCACGGCTTCAAGAAAAAGGCCATGAAGTACGTCAAGGAGAGTTACGACCGTCTTTCCGGTAAGCATGACCTTATCGTCATTGAAGGAGCGGGTTCTCCTGCCGAAATCAACCTGAGGGAAAACGATATTGCTAACATGGGAACGGCCCATCTCGCAGGTGCGCCTGTTATTCTCGTTGGAGATATTGATAAAGGGGGCGTCTTTGCTTCCCTCGTGGGAACCCTTGAACTGCTTGATGACGCTGACAGGGAGAGGATCAAAGGCTTTATTATCAATAAATTCAGGGGCGATATCTCTCTTTTAAAACCGGGCCTCGATTTCCTTGAGAAAAAAACGGGATTACCCGTTCTCGGCGTTATTCCTTACTTCAGGGACATTTACATTCAGGAAGAGGACTCGGTCAATCTCGATAACAGAAAAGATGTAGAGACGTGCCGCCGGGACGTCTCCCCGGATAAGAACAGTGCTATTGAAATAGTCGTCCTCTACCTTCCCCATATTTCCAACTTTACTGATTTTGATCCCTTTGCTTCAGAGGCTGACGTCAATGTCCGCTATGTAACGTTCGGCGAGAGAATCGGCGAGGCGGACCTGATTATTATTCCCGGTTCTAAAAGTACGATTGCAGACCTGCATTCGTTAAAAAGCAGCGGATATGCCGATGAAATTGCGGCCCATGTCGACCATGGAGGGAAATTGATCGGCATATGCGGCGGCTATCAGATGCTGGGGAAGGCCATATCCGATCCGCAGGGCGTCGAAGGGAGAGGAAGCATTGAGGGCCTCGGTTATCTCGACATAAAAACCGTTATGAACCGGGAGAAGATGACGCAGCAGGTGGAGGCAATCGGTGTAAAAGGGAGTATTTATAAAGAGAATGAAAAACCTCTCAAAGGCTATGAAATACATATGGGGGAGAGTTTTTATATAGGTGGCGCAAGACCCCTCTTCGAGATCATAAGGCGCGGCAGGCAAACCATGACCGTTTATGACGGGGCCTCGGCAAGAAAGGGGCAGATATGGGGAACCTATATGCACGGAATCTTCGATAATGATGATTTTCGCCGGACACTGCTCGATAAGATAAGAAGGGAAAAGGGGATTGTTTCCAATAGCGATACAAATAGCCATGATGCAGCCAAGGAAGAGGGTTTTAGAAAACTGGCGGAACTTGTCAGGGAAAATCTCGATTTGGAAAAGGTTTATGAGATTGTGAGGATTGATTAG
- a CDS encoding ABC transporter ATP-binding protein produces the protein MSKLENIIEVDNLHFGYNGGEILRGINLALKEGEMVGVIGPNGSGKSTLLKLVSGLFSPWKGEVRIKGKPVASYKRREIARIIASVSQDIERDFPFTVREIVSMGRSPYLGRFAIEGKGDRKVIDGALELTDIAHYGERFPYQLSGGERQRMLIARALAQEPQVLLMDEPTSYLDLNHQIEINRLVLQLKNEKSLGVIYVTHDLNIAAECCDRVVMLKKGEIIAEGKPMEVISRENIETVYGCHVLVDENPETGRPRVTPVMSEGVHG, from the coding sequence ATGAGTAAGCTTGAAAATATCATAGAAGTTGATAATCTTCACTTCGGTTATAACGGTGGGGAGATACTTAGAGGGATCAATCTTGCTTTGAAAGAGGGTGAAATGGTCGGTGTCATCGGGCCTAACGGTTCGGGGAAGAGTACTCTTCTTAAACTGGTGTCGGGGCTTTTCTCTCCCTGGAAGGGTGAAGTAAGAATCAAGGGCAAGCCTGTTGCTTCATACAAGCGGAGAGAGATTGCCCGCATCATTGCCTCCGTATCGCAGGATATTGAGCGGGATTTCCCCTTTACCGTCAGGGAAATTGTGTCCATGGGGAGATCTCCCTATCTCGGCCGTTTTGCCATCGAGGGAAAGGGTGACCGGAAAGTCATCGACGGGGCACTGGAGCTGACCGATATCGCTCACTATGGAGAAAGGTTTCCCTATCAACTGAGCGGAGGTGAGAGACAGCGCATGCTTATCGCAAGAGCACTGGCTCAGGAGCCGCAGGTTCTTCTTATGGATGAACCTACGTCCTATCTCGATCTCAACCACCAGATTGAGATTAACCGGCTTGTACTTCAACTGAAAAATGAAAAGAGCCTCGGTGTTATTTACGTTACCCATGATCTCAATATCGCTGCCGAGTGTTGCGACAGGGTGGTCATGCTCAAAAAGGGAGAGATTATTGCCGAAGGAAAACCGATGGAAGTAATTTCAAGAGAAAATATAGAGACTGTCTACGGCTGCCACGTACTTGTCGATGAAAATCCTGAGACGGGCAGGCCCAGGGTGACGCCCGTCATGAGCGAGGGAGTACATGGCTGA
- a CDS encoding iron ABC transporter permease, whose translation MRSSGKLAGIALLALLSVVVGIVSIAIGSVEVSPSEILKIIFSEEGRGLPESTQAIIWQIRLPRVIMAFIAGGVLAVAGASFQALLRNPLADPFILGVSGGAAMGGVLAIISGWAYSGSGIQIFAFSGALMTILFVYFISRVDGQIPKYKMLLAGVVVNAFLSALIMLILTMATDRALASALFWLMGDLSGSSWERIVGSLPYLIAGLAVLYMMSREMNLLLLGEEQARELGTDTERVKFLIFIAASLVTGVIVSVSGLIGFVGLIVPHAARLIWGADHRFLFPASLLLGGAFLTIADTTARTVMAPTELPVGVITALVGGPVFVYLMKKRLHE comes from the coding sequence ATGCGCTCTTCAGGAAAATTGGCAGGCATTGCCCTGCTTGCCCTTCTTTCAGTGGTGGTGGGCATTGTTTCCATCGCTATAGGGAGCGTAGAGGTTTCTCCATCAGAGATTCTCAAGATTATTTTTTCTGAAGAGGGAAGGGGTCTTCCCGAGAGCACGCAGGCCATTATCTGGCAGATACGGTTGCCAAGGGTGATTATGGCCTTTATTGCAGGGGGAGTACTTGCCGTTGCCGGGGCCTCCTTCCAGGCGCTTTTAAGAAATCCACTGGCTGACCCCTTTATACTCGGTGTTTCAGGCGGGGCGGCCATGGGTGGGGTTCTTGCCATTATTTCCGGCTGGGCCTACTCCGGCTCGGGCATACAAATATTCGCCTTTTCGGGAGCGCTCATGACCATACTTTTTGTCTATTTCATATCGAGGGTAGACGGGCAGATCCCCAAATATAAGATGCTTCTTGCAGGTGTTGTAGTCAACGCCTTTCTCTCGGCCCTTATCATGCTTATACTCACCATGGCCACCGACAGGGCGCTTGCCTCGGCCCTCTTCTGGCTTATGGGTGATCTCAGCGGTTCGAGCTGGGAGAGAATAGTGGGAAGCCTTCCTTACTTAATTGCGGGGCTGGCCGTACTCTATATGATGTCGAGGGAGATGAACCTGCTGCTTCTCGGTGAAGAACAGGCAAGGGAACTGGGAACGGATACGGAAAGGGTAAAGTTTCTTATTTTCATTGCTGCATCACTTGTGACAGGTGTTATTGTTTCCGTGAGTGGTCTCATCGGTTTTGTGGGACTCATCGTTCCCCATGCGGCAAGACTCATCTGGGGAGCTGACCACAGGTTTCTCTTTCCGGCGTCTTTATTACTTGGTGGTGCTTTCCTCACCATTGCCGATACGACGGCACGGACAGTCATGGCGCCTACGGAGCTTCCCGTCGGTGTTATTACAGCGCTTGTCGGCGGGCCCGTCTTTGTCTATCTTATGAAAAAGAGGCTTCATGAGTAA
- a CDS encoding cobalamin-binding protein has protein sequence MDVNYTRAACHRRRFFRFTAVIAAALFFKLFLFYSTPYAGIFTDEMGRRVEVKPNPSRIVSLAPHLTEILFDLGLGKQIVGVTLYSNYPEEAKTKARVGSYVKLNLEKIVSLSPDLVIATADGNPKVVVERLTSLGIPVFVINTKGISDIYGNIISIGEVTGRPKEGRIVSMKLRERIKGITDLLKGLRKRKVFFQLGANPLYTASAGTFTDDLITLAGGINIAGEEKVRYPVYSMEEVLKRNPEVIFSVLMGSEEGKSVKPLWEKWKTIEAVKKGQIYDIEPDITNRASSRIADGLDAIARKLHPEAFNDHKSKEYKR, from the coding sequence ATGGACGTTAATTACACCAGAGCCGCCTGTCACCGAAGGCGGTTTTTTCGTTTTACCGCAGTGATTGCTGCCGCCCTCTTTTTTAAGCTTTTTCTTTTTTATTCCACCCCCTATGCCGGTATCTTTACCGATGAGATGGGAAGAAGGGTCGAGGTTAAGCCCAATCCCTCACGGATAGTTTCCCTTGCCCCTCATCTGACGGAGATACTCTTCGATCTCGGTCTTGGCAAACAAATTGTGGGTGTTACCCTATACAGCAACTATCCTGAAGAGGCCAAAACCAAGGCACGTGTCGGAAGCTACGTAAAGCTTAACCTTGAAAAAATTGTTTCCCTCTCCCCCGATCTCGTTATTGCGACGGCAGATGGAAATCCGAAGGTTGTTGTTGAACGGCTGACCTCTTTAGGCATCCCTGTTTTTGTTATCAACACAAAGGGCATTAGTGACATTTACGGTAATATAATATCCATAGGGGAAGTCACGGGCAGGCCGAAAGAAGGCAGAATAGTTTCTATGAAGCTGAGAGAGAGGATTAAAGGTATTACCGATCTGCTTAAGGGCCTGCGCAAGCGCAAGGTCTTTTTCCAGCTTGGAGCCAACCCTCTTTATACGGCATCGGCCGGAACATTTACAGACGATCTTATTACACTGGCCGGGGGGATAAATATAGCCGGTGAGGAGAAGGTACGTTATCCCGTTTACAGTATGGAAGAGGTACTGAAGAGAAACCCCGAAGTTATATTTTCCGTACTGATGGGTTCAGAAGAGGGGAAATCTGTAAAACCACTATGGGAAAAATGGAAGACTATTGAGGCTGTAAAAAAGGGACAAATCTATGATATTGAGCCTGATATTACAAACCGTGCCTCATCGAGAATAGCAGATGGCCTTGATGCAATTGCCAGAAAACTCCACCCTGAGGCCTTTAATGATCATAAATCTAAGGAATATAAAAGGTAA
- the tkt gene encoding transketolase, with amino-acid sequence MDTSKLDKSLVNKAVNTIKMLSVDQIEAAKSGHPGLPMGCSDMAFILFNEFIRFNPKDPNWANRDRFVLSAGHGSALIYSLLHLYGYDLSMDEVKNFRQWGSKTPGHPEYGHTPGVETTTGPLGQGFANGVGMAMAERVLANKFNKNGEVIDHFIYSIAGDGDMMEGISSEAASIAGHLGLSKLIYIYDSNQITIEGDTNFTFSEDVGKRFEAYNWQVLHVDGYDHKAMREAIISGQKEREKPTLIIAKTTIGKGSPNKANTASAHGEPLGGDETKLTKETIGWPVDQSFYVPDDVKELFEERIEELKGYYDTWQALFNKSVKDDQALSDLWHAHLNRTIPADIEEKLLAAIEKDSIATRAASGAMMQVIAKEVPALIGGSADLAPSTKTDIKGSPSIAKGDFTGKNIHFGIREHAMGAMMNGMAVYDGLIPYGSTFLVFSDYLRPSVRLSALMGLQAIYVFTHDSIFVGEDGPTHEPVEHVTSLRLIPNLQVIRPGDATETAAAWKAALDKKDGPTALILTRQNLPVLDRTKYTSQSNLARGAYILDDCDGEPDLTIMASGSEVALALEAAEELRNSSQKVRIVSVPSFELFDAQDDDYRKSITGNCNKIVAIEAGSTLGWYKYVGGDGLIIGIDRFGASAPAKEMAKNFGFNKEDVVRKIREKWKR; translated from the coding sequence ATGGATACAAGCAAACTCGACAAGTCACTTGTCAACAAAGCGGTAAATACAATTAAAATGCTTTCTGTCGATCAGATCGAGGCGGCAAAATCGGGGCACCCCGGTCTTCCCATGGGATGTTCCGATATGGCATTTATTCTCTTTAATGAATTCATCCGTTTTAATCCTAAAGATCCCAACTGGGCAAACAGGGACCGTTTCGTTCTTTCTGCGGGCCACGGCTCAGCACTTATTTATTCGCTTCTTCACCTATACGGCTATGATCTTTCCATGGATGAAGTTAAAAATTTCAGGCAGTGGGGAAGCAAGACACCGGGCCACCCCGAATATGGACATACGCCGGGCGTTGAAACAACGACGGGCCCTCTGGGGCAGGGTTTTGCTAACGGTGTAGGCATGGCTATGGCCGAAAGGGTACTGGCTAATAAATTTAACAAAAATGGCGAAGTTATCGATCATTTTATTTACTCCATCGCAGGTGACGGCGATATGATGGAGGGAATCTCTTCGGAAGCAGCCTCTATTGCCGGTCACCTCGGTCTTTCGAAACTTATCTACATTTACGACAGTAACCAGATCACCATCGAGGGAGACACGAACTTCACTTTCTCAGAAGATGTAGGGAAACGCTTTGAGGCCTACAACTGGCAGGTACTTCATGTTGACGGTTACGATCACAAGGCTATGAGGGAAGCCATCATTTCGGGACAAAAGGAAAGGGAAAAACCGACGCTTATCATTGCAAAGACGACCATCGGCAAGGGAAGTCCTAATAAGGCCAACACCGCCTCCGCCCATGGAGAGCCTCTCGGCGGGGATGAAACGAAGCTCACCAAAGAAACCATTGGATGGCCTGTGGACCAGTCCTTTTACGTACCTGATGACGTGAAGGAACTTTTCGAAGAGAGAATTGAAGAGTTGAAGGGGTATTACGATACATGGCAGGCCCTTTTCAACAAGTCCGTAAAAGATGACCAGGCCCTGTCAGATCTCTGGCATGCCCATTTAAACAGAACCATACCGGCAGACATTGAAGAAAAGCTGCTCGCTGCCATCGAAAAAGATTCCATCGCCACACGTGCAGCCTCAGGGGCGATGATGCAGGTCATCGCAAAAGAGGTACCGGCCCTTATCGGAGGCTCTGCAGACCTGGCACCTTCTACTAAAACAGACATCAAAGGCTCACCTTCCATCGCAAAGGGCGATTTCACAGGTAAAAACATTCACTTCGGTATCAGGGAGCACGCCATGGGCGCCATGATGAACGGTATGGCCGTCTACGACGGGCTCATCCCCTACGGTTCGACTTTCCTCGTCTTTTCCGATTACCTAAGACCTTCTGTCAGACTTTCGGCACTTATGGGCCTTCAGGCTATCTACGTCTTTACACATGACAGCATCTTCGTCGGTGAAGATGGGCCCACCCATGAACCCGTCGAGCATGTAACGTCACTGAGACTCATTCCCAACCTGCAGGTTATCCGCCCCGGCGATGCAACGGAAACGGCAGCAGCCTGGAAAGCGGCCCTCGACAAGAAGGATGGCCCCACAGCGCTCATACTGACAAGACAAAACCTCCCTGTTCTCGACAGGACTAAATACACTTCCCAATCAAATCTTGCCAGAGGGGCCTATATTCTCGATGATTGTGACGGCGAGCCTGATCTCACCATCATGGCGAGTGGTTCGGAAGTGGCTCTTGCCCTGGAAGCGGCAGAGGAATTAAGAAATAGTAGTCAGAAGGTGAGAATCGTTTCTGTGCCATCCTTTGAGCTTTTCGATGCCCAGGATGATGATTACAGGAAAAGCATAACGGGAAACTGCAACAAAATTGTTGCCATCGAGGCGGGTTCGACGCTGGGCTGGTATAAGTATGTCGGCGGTGACGGCCTTATTATCGGTATCGACCGCTTCGGTGCCTCAGCACCGGCCAAAGAGATGGCAAAGAACTTCGGCTTTAATAAAGAGGATGTTGTTAGGAAGATCAGGGAGAAGTGGAAAAGGTAA
- the pgl gene encoding 6-phosphogluconolactonase has product MISPDHKILLCRDAKALAMKGAGLFINYACQSIHKKGAFYVALSGGSTPKALYCLLSGDNYKKKIDWKNVHFFWGDERTVCQDHAQSNYGMANEVLLKKLDLPQSNIHRIEGEKGEKAAHIYSLELTEIIKHKNNDVPIFDLIILGMGSDGHTASLFPGTKTLFEMDKLVDYLYVEKLDSYRITITPPLIKTASNILILVSGKEKAHILKEVQEEKTLLNKYPVSIANECEGNVVWLIDKAASE; this is encoded by the coding sequence TTGATTTCACCTGACCATAAAATATTACTCTGCCGCGACGCCAAAGCACTCGCCATGAAGGGAGCGGGTTTATTCATTAACTATGCCTGCCAATCGATTCATAAGAAGGGCGCTTTCTACGTTGCATTATCAGGTGGCTCTACGCCAAAAGCGCTTTACTGCCTTCTTTCCGGAGATAATTATAAAAAAAAGATAGACTGGAAAAATGTGCATTTTTTTTGGGGTGATGAAAGAACAGTTTGTCAGGATCATGCTCAGAGCAATTACGGCATGGCTAATGAAGTCCTTCTAAAGAAACTTGATCTTCCTCAATCAAATATTCACAGGATCGAAGGAGAAAAAGGTGAAAAGGCAGCCCACATATACAGTCTTGAACTCACAGAAATAATTAAACATAAAAATAATGATGTTCCCATCTTTGATTTGATTATTCTTGGTATGGGCTCAGATGGTCATACGGCATCACTCTTTCCCGGCACAAAAACACTTTTTGAAATGGATAAGCTTGTTGACTATCTCTATGTGGAAAAGCTGGATTCATATCGTATAACAATAACACCACCGCTTATTAAGACAGCTTCCAATATTCTTATTCTTGTCAGTGGAAAAGAAAAAGCGCATATATTGAAGGAAGTGCAGGAAGAAAAGACTTTATTGAATAAATATCCTGTGAGTATTGCTAATGAATGTGAAGGCAATGTGGTCTGGCTCATTGATAAAGCCGCTTCAGAGTGA
- the nrdR gene encoding transcriptional regulator NrdR — translation MKCPFCSDIENKVIDSRLTKEGLEIRRRRECQSCNMRFTTYERIEEILPMVVKKDGRREPFDRDKILSGIKKACEKRAISMETMESIVDDIEKELHESEAKEIKGEKLGEKVMYALHGLDEVAYVRFASVYRSFKDISEFMNELEGLLHESSKKKGK, via the coding sequence ATGAAATGTCCCTTCTGCTCTGATATAGAAAATAAAGTTATTGATTCAAGACTGACCAAGGAAGGTCTTGAAATCAGACGGCGAAGGGAATGTCAGAGTTGCAATATGCGTTTTACTACCTACGAAAGAATTGAAGAAATTCTTCCTATGGTGGTAAAAAAAGATGGTCGCAGAGAACCATTTGACAGAGATAAAATTCTTTCCGGCATTAAGAAAGCCTGTGAGAAAAGAGCTATCAGTATGGAAACGATGGAATCTATTGTCGATGATATAGAAAAAGAACTGCACGAAAGTGAAGCTAAAGAGATTAAAGGTGAAAAACTGGGTGAAAAAGTAATGTATGCGCTTCACGGTCTTGATGAAGTTGCCTATGTCCGGTTTGCTTCCGTTTACCGGTCATTTAAAGACATTAGCGAATTTATGAATGAGCTTGAAGGTTTATTACATGAAAGCTCGAAAAAAAAAGGAAAATAA